In one Homo sapiens chromosome 10 genomic patch of type FIX, GRCh38.p14 PATCHES HG2191_PATCH genomic region, the following are encoded:
- the KAT6B gene encoding histone acetyltransferase KAT6B isoform 7 (isoform 7 is encoded by transcript variant 7), whose product MAKGHLSIPVHSHPRSHLSAFYPMRKTSPVLIPFQYVASVWGLKNQIVKRNQKNSSLVQIVAVVEKLCQQKYNVSCIMIMPQHQRQGFGRFLIDFSYLLSRREGQAGSPEKPLSDLGRLSYLAYWKSVILEYLYHHHERHISIKAISRATGMCPHDIATTLQHLHMIDKRDGRFVIIRREKLILSHMEKLKTCSRANELDPDSLRWTPILISNAAVSEEEREAEKEAERLMEQASCWEKEEQEILSTRANSRQSPAKVQSKNKYLHSPESRPVTGERGQLLELSKESSEEEEEEEDEEEEEEEEEEEEDEEEEEEEEEEEEEENIQSSPPRLTKPQSVAIKRKRPFVLKKKRGRKRRRINSSVTTETISETTEVLNEPFDNSDEERPMPQLEPTCEIEVEEDGRKPVLRKAFQHQPGKKRQTEEEEGKDNHCFKNADPCRNNMNDDSSNLKEGSKDNPEPLKCKQVWPKGTKRGLSKWRQNKERKTGFKLNLYTPPETPMEPDEQVTVEEQKETSEGKTSPSPIRIEEEVKETGEALLPQEENRREETCAPVSPNTSPGEKPEDDLIKPEEEEEEEEEEEEEEEEEEGEEEEGGGNVEKDPDGAKSQEKEEPEISTEKEDSARLDDHEEEEEEDEEPSHNEDHDADDEDDSHMESAEVEKEELPRESFKEVLENQETFLDLNVQPGHSNPEVLMDCGVDLTASCNSEPKELAGDPEAVPESDEEPPPGEQAQKQDQKNSKEVDTEFKEGNPATMEIDSETVQAVQSLTQESSEQDDTFQDCAETQEACRSLQNYTRADQSPQIATTLDDCQQSDHSSPVSSVHSHPGQSVRSVNSPSVPALENSYAQISPDQSAISVPSLQNMETSPMMDVPSVSDHSQQVVDSGFSDLGSIESTTENYENPSSYDSTMGGSICGNGSSQNSCSYSNLTSSSLTQSSCAVTQQMSNISGSCSMLQQTSISSPPTCSVKSPQGCVVERPPSSSQQLAQCSMAANFTPPMQLAEIPETSNANIGLYERMGQSDFGAGHYPQPSATFSLAKLQQLTNTLIDHSLPYSHSAAVTSYANSASLSTPLSNTGLVQLSQSPHSVPGGPQAQATMTPPPNLTPPPMNLPPPLLQRNMAASNIGISHSQRLQTQIASKGHISMRTKSASLSPAAATHQSQIYGRSQTVAMQGPARTLTMQRGMNMSVNLMPAPAYNVNSVNMNMNTLNAMNGYSMSQPMMNSGYHSNHGYMNQTPQYPMQMQMGMMGTQPYAQQPMQTPPHGNMMYTAPGHHGYMNTGMSKQSLNGSYMRR is encoded by the exons GCTATTTGCTTTCTAGAAGAGAAGGCCAAGCAGGGTCTCCTGAAAAGCCTCTCTCCGATCTGGGCCGTCTCTCCTACCTGGCATATTGGAAGAGCGTCATCTTGGAGTATCTCTACCACCACCATGAGAGGCACATCAGCATCAAGGCAATTAGCAGAGCGACGGGCATGTGCCCACATGACATTGCCACCACTCTGCAGCACCTCCACATGATCGACAAGAGAGATGGCAG ATTTGTCATCATTAGACGGGAAAAGTTGATATTGAGCCACATGGAAAAGCTGAAAACCTGTTCCAGAGCCAATGAACTTGATCCAGACAGTCTGAGGTGGACcccaattttaatttctaatgctGCAGTGTCTGAAGAAGAGCGAGAAGCTGAGAAAGAG GCTGAGCGGCTAATGGAACAAGCTAGCTGCTGGGAGAAGGAGGAACAAGAAATCCTGTCAACTAGAGCTAACAGTAGGCAATCACCTGCAAAAGTACAAtcgaaaaataaatatttgcattccCCGGAGAGCCGGCCAGTCACAGGGGAGCGAGGGCAGCTGCTGGAGCTGTCTAAAGAGAGCagtgaagaagaagaggaggaggaggacgaggaggaggaagaagaggaggaagaagaggaagaggatgaagaggaggaagaagaggaagaagaagaagaagaagaagaaaatattcaaagctCTCCCCCAAGATTGACGAAACCACAGTCAGTTGCCATAAAGAGAAAG AGGCCTTTTgtactaaagaagaaaaggggtcGTAAACGCAGGAGGATCAACAGCAGTGTAACAACAGAGACCATTTCAGAGACGACAGAAGTACTGAATGAGCCCTTTGACAACTCAGATGAAGAGAGGCCAATGCCACAGCTGGAGCCTACCTGTGAGATTGAAGTGGAGGAAGATGGCAGGAAGCCAGTCCTGAGAAAAGCATTCCAGCATCAGCCTGGgaagaaaagacaaacagaggaagaggaaggaaaagacaaTCATTGCTTCAAGAATGCTGACCCTTGTAGAA ACAATATGAATGATGATTCAAGTAACTTGAAAGAAGGCAGTAAAGACAATCCCGAACCTCTAAAGTGCAAACAAGTGTGGCCAAAAGGAACAAAGCGCGGTCTATCTAAGTGGAGGCAAAACAAAGAGAGGAAGACCGGATTTAAACTGAATTTGTACACCCCGCCAGAAACACCCATGGAGCCTGACGAGCAGGTAACAGTGGAAGAACAGAAGGAGACTTCAGAAGGAAAAACCAGCCCCAGTCCCATCAGGATTGAGGAGGAGGTCAAGGAAACTGGGGAAGCCCTGTTGCCTCAAGAGGAAAACAGAAGGGAAGAAACATGTGCCCCTGTAAGTCCAAACACATCACCAGGTGAAAAACCAGAAGATGATCTCATCAAacctgaggaagaggaagaggaggaggaggaggaagaggaagaagaggaagaagaggaaggggaagaagaagaaggaggaggaaatgtAGAAAAAGATCCAGATGGTGCTAAAAGCCAAGAAAAAGAGGAACCAGAAATCTCCACGGAAAAAGAAGACTCTGCACGTTTGGATGATCacgaagaggaggaggaagaggatgaagagCCATCCCACAACGAGGACCATGATGCCGATGACGAGGATGACAGCCACATGGAGTCTGCCGAAGTGGAGAAGGAAGAGCTGCCCAGAGAAAGCTTCAAAGAAGTACTGGAAAACCAGGAGACTTTTTTAGACCTTAATGTGCAGCCTGGTCACTCGAACCCAGAGGTCTTAATGGACTGTGGCGTCGACCTGACAGCTTCTTGTAACAGTGAGCCCAAGGAGCTTGCTGGGGACCCTGAAGCTGTACCCGAATCTGACGAGGAGCCACCCCCAGGAGAACAGGCACAGAAGCAGGACCAAAAGAACAGCAAGGAAGTCGATACAGAGTTCAAAGAGGGAAACCCAGCAACCATGGAAATCGACTCTGAGACTGTCCAGGCCGTTCAGTCTTTGACCCAGGAGAGCAGCGAACAGGACGACACCTTTCAGGATTGTGCCGAGACTCAAGAGGCCTGTAGAAGCCTACAGAACTACACCCGTGCAGACCAAAGTCCACAGATTGCCACCACGCTCGACGATTGCCAACAGTCGGACCACAGTAGCCCAGTTTCATCCGTCCACTCCCATCCTGGCCAGTCCGTACGTTCTGTCAACAGCCCAAGTGTCCCTGCTCTGGAAAACAGCTACGCCCAAATCAGCCCAGATCAAAGTGCCATCTCAGTGCCATCTCTGCAGAACATGGAAACCAGTCCCATGATGGATGTCCCATCAGTTTCAGATCATTCACAGCAAGTCGTAGACAGTGGATTTAGTGACCTGGGCAGTATCGAGAGCACAACTGAGAACTACGAAAACCCAAGCAGCTACGATTCTACTATGGGAGGCAGCATCTGTGGAAACGGCTCTTCACAGAACAGCTGCTCCTATAGCAACCTCACCTCCAGCAGTCTGAcacagagcagctgtgctgtCACCCAGCAGATGTCCAACATCAGCGGGAGCTGCAGCATGCTGCAGCAAACCAGCATCAGCTCCCCTCCGACCTGCAGCGTCAAGTCTCCTCAAGGCTGTGTGGTGGAGAGGCCTCCGAGCAGCAGCCAGCAGCTGGCTCAGTGCAGCATGGCTGCTAACTTCACCCCACCCATGCAGCTGGCTGAAATCCCCGAGACGAGCAACGCCAACATTGGCTTATACGAGCGAATGGGTCAGAGTGATTTTGGGGCTGGGCATTACCCGCAGCCGTCAGCCACCTTCAGCCTTGCCAAACTGCAGCAGTTAACTAATACACTTATTGATCATTCATTGCCTTACAGCCATTCCGCTGCTGTGACTTCCTATGCAAACAGTGCCTCTTTGTCCACACCATTAAGTAACACAGGGCTTGTTCAACTTTCTCAGTCTCCACACTCCGTCCCTGGGGGACCCCAAGCACAAGCTACCATGACCCCACCCCCCAACCTGACTCCTCCTCCAATGAATCTGCCGCCGCCTCTTTTGCAACGGAACATGGCTGCATCAAATATTGGCATCTCTCACAGCCAAAGACTGCAAACCCAGATTGCCAGCAAGGGCCACATCTCCATGAGAACCAAGTCAGCGTCTCTGTCACCAGCCGCTGCCACCCATCAGTCACAAATCTATGGGCGCTCCCAGACTGTAGCCATGCAGGGTCCTGCACGGACTTTAACGATGCAAAGAGGCATGAACATGAGTGTGAACCTGATGCCAGCGCCAGCCTACAATGTCAACTCTGTGAACATGAACATGAACACTCTCAACGCCATGAATGGGTACAGCATGTCCCAGCCAATGATGAACAGTGGCTACCACAGCAATCATGGCTATATGAATCAAACGCCCCAATACCCTATGCAGATGCAGATGGGCATGATGGGCACCCAGCCATATGCCCAGCAGCCAATGCAGACCCCACCCCACGGTAACATGATGTACACGGCCCCCGGACATCACGGCTACATGAACACAGGCATGTCCAAACAGTCTCTCAATGGCTCCTACATGAGAAGGTAG